The region GTTCCAGCGCGGTAGCGGCGCGCGGGTCTTTATCCAGATAGGCTTTCATTTCCGGCGTATCGTATGAGGCTTTACGCGGCGAGAAATAGCCGGTGAAGCGGCTCCAGGCGCCGTTGACCTGCGGGCTGACCAAATAGCTCAGGAATTGGTAGGCGGCCTTTTTCTGATCGTCGGAAATGCCTTTGAAGCTCACCAGGCTGGCGCCGCCGATCGGCACCGCGCGCTGCTCTTTGGCGGGCAGCATCGCCACGCCCAGCTCAAAGTCTTTGGTGTTTTCACGCATAAAACCCAGCGCGCCGGTGCTCAGCATCGCCATGCCGAGTTTGCCGGAGAAGAAGGCGGCGCTGATCTGCTTGGAATCCAGTACGCCGGACGGCATCACTTTGTCTTTGTAGACCAGGTTTTGCCAGAAACGCAGCGCGCCGATGGTGGTCGGGGTGTTGTAATAGACTTCGCCCGGGTAGTCCTCGTTGAAATAATTGCCGCCGTTAGCGCGTACCAGCGAAGAGAAAATCCAGCCGCCGTAGTCATCGTTGGTGGACGGCAGCATGATGCCCCACTGGCCTTTACTCTGGTCGGTCAGCTTTTTGGCGTCTTCCAGCAGCGCCTGCCAGGTTTGCGGCGCCTGTGTGATGCCGGCTTTGTCGAACATGGTCTTGTTGTAATAGAGAATCGGCGTCGAGTTGTGGAACGGAATGGCGTAGGTCACGCCCATCACCTGTGCGTTCTTGTGCATGGCCGGCCAGAATTCATTGGTCAAAAACGTACCGGCTTTTTCGTTGCCGAATTTGAACAGTTCGTCCATCGGCAGGATTTCGTTTTTCAGCGCCAGATCGGTGGTGAAGTTGGCGGACATGATCACCAGCGCGGGCGGCTGGCCGGCTTTCTGCGCCGCTTCCGCTTTCATTTTGGTGGTGTCGTAGTTACCGGTGAAAATCCCCCGCACTTCCACATCCTGCTGGGAACTGTTGAATTCTTTGATGATGCGGGTCATTTCCATCGTCAGTTTGCCGTCCACCGGGGCTGGAAACATGAAATCGATGTTCTGTTTGGCCAGCGCCGAACCGGTGAAGGCCAGCGTGATGCCGAGGGTGAGCGCCTGTAACCGCTGTTTCAGGGGCTTATGCATGGGGTGTCTCCTGGTATACGTTCTGCTGTGTATCAGCATGAAAAAGATGAACATCAAAAGGTGAAAAGCCGAGGTTGACGGTATCGCCGACCATCGGAGCGTCGCCGCGGTTTTTGCGGCTGTAACGTAGTTCGCCAATCGGCGTGCTGATGTGCAGCAGATAATCCGCGCCCATCAATTCTCGTTGCGTTACGGTGCCGGACAGCCGCAGCGAGTGCTGTTCGGTTTCCGGGGTATCGGTCAGGTGCTCCGGGCGGATACCGAAAAACACCTGCCGGAGCTGGTTGGCGTGCGGCGGCAGAGGCAGCGCTTGCTCGTTGACCTGTACCGCGCCGCCTGCGCAAGGCAGCGCGATGATGTTCATGGCGGGCGAACCGATGAAACTCGCCACGAACCGGTTGGTCGGGAAGGCATACAACTGCTCCGGCGTGCCGACCTGTTGGACTTCGCCGTGGTTCATCACCACGATGCGATCCGCCATCGACATGGCTTCGGTCTGGTCGTGGGTGACGTAAACGGTGCTGGTTTTCAACTGCCGGTGCAGCACCATGATGCCGTCGCGCACTTCGGTACGCAGCCGGGCGTCCAGATTGGACAGCGGTTCATCCATCAGAAACAGTTTGGGGTTGCGTACGATGGCGCGCGCCATCGCCACCCGCTGACGCTGTCCACCGGACAGCTTGCCCGGTTTGCGATCCAGCAGTTCGTCCAGTTGCAGCAATTGCGCCACTTTCTCCAGACGGGGTTGCCAGCTCGCTTTCGGTTCATGGCGAATCTGCATGCCGAAGGTGATGTTTTCTTTCACCGTCAGGTGCGGAAACAGCGCATAGTTCTGAAAGATCATCGCGAAGTTGCGCTCGCGCGGCGACTGGGCGGTGATGTCGTCGCCATCCAGCCAAATCTCGCCGTCGCTTACCGTTTCCAGTCCGGCCAGCAGGCGCAGCAGGGTGCTTTTGCCGCAGCCGGACGGCCCGACCAGCACCAAAAATTCGCCGTCGGCGATCTCCAGCGACAGCGAGCGCAGCGCCGGTTTGTCGTCAAAACGCTTGCTGACGTTATGCAGTCGTAACATGGCCATTAACGCTCATCCACCGGGCAACTGATATTTTCGTTGTACAGCCACGGGCCGGCGTAATGCGACAGCGGGTGCAGGTAACTGACCCACTGCTGGTCCACCAGACGGTGCATCAGGCAGGCGGGCGGCGACATGTCGTAGTAAGGACGG is a window of Dickeya solani IPO 2222 DNA encoding:
- a CDS encoding ABC transporter ATP-binding protein is translated as MLRLHNVSKRFDDKPALRSLSLEIADGEFLVLVGPSGCGKSTLLRLLAGLETVSDGEIWLDGDDITAQSPRERNFAMIFQNYALFPHLTVKENITFGMQIRHEPKASWQPRLEKVAQLLQLDELLDRKPGKLSGGQRQRVAMARAIVRNPKLFLMDEPLSNLDARLRTEVRDGIMVLHRQLKTSTVYVTHDQTEAMSMADRIVVMNHGEVQQVGTPEQLYAFPTNRFVASFIGSPAMNIIALPCAGGAVQVNEQALPLPPHANQLRQVFFGIRPEHLTDTPETEQHSLRLSGTVTQRELMGADYLLHISTPIGELRYSRKNRGDAPMVGDTVNLGFSPFDVHLFHADTQQNVYQETPHA
- a CDS encoding ABC transporter substrate-binding protein codes for the protein MHKPLKQRLQALTLGITLAFTGSALAKQNIDFMFPAPVDGKLTMEMTRIIKEFNSSQQDVEVRGIFTGNYDTTKMKAEAAQKAGQPPALVIMSANFTTDLALKNEILPMDELFKFGNEKAGTFLTNEFWPAMHKNAQVMGVTYAIPFHNSTPILYYNKTMFDKAGITQAPQTWQALLEDAKKLTDQSKGQWGIMLPSTNDDYGGWIFSSLVRANGGNYFNEDYPGEVYYNTPTTIGALRFWQNLVYKDKVMPSGVLDSKQISAAFFSGKLGMAMLSTGALGFMRENTKDFELGVAMLPAKEQRAVPIGGASLVSFKGISDDQKKAAYQFLSYLVSPQVNGAWSRFTGYFSPRKASYDTPEMKAYLDKDPRAATALEQLKYAHPWYSTYETVAVRKAMENQLAAVVNDEKVTPEAAAKAAQQEADTIMKPYVDQTALAPVK